The sequence below is a genomic window from Candidatus Saccharimonadales bacterium.
TCAAACGAAACTTCAGGCCGTTCGACGCCAAACTCGTTACTAATACTTTCCGGTGTTTTACCTTTTTCTTCTCCTGCCCCAGGAAAGGCATAACTAGTTTCTTTGCTTTGTGGCGGCGTAACTCTAATCTGTTGTTTGGGAATTGGTTTGCGTGCAGTGTCATACGAGACATAGAGTGCCGTTGTCATAATACCAAGAATATCGCTTACGGCGCTGTCGAATGTTTCTCTGCTGAGTTTAAGTGGAGGTAGGATTTCGACGGAATCATCATAGCCCTCTTTTATTTCACCAGTAGATACGTTAATTTTATTTTCCTGAGAATAACCTCTGCCTCGTCCAACAACGATTTGCGTACCATTATCTCCTTGGACAATAATATTGCCTCCTCGTTCTATGATCTCATCGTTGGCCGCAAGTGCCCTCATAGCAAGGTGTTGAGAGATTTTGTCGAATGTTTGTTCGGCGATCTCTTTCCCGTCCTTGCTGCTAGGATATTCGATGGTCCCAAGAAGTTTGAAATGTTCTTCGTCAGAACTCATATGAAGCGTTACGCCGTCAACAGGTTGTTCGGTAAGCGTGCGTACGATATTGCCTTTTTCGCTGTTTCGCGCGCTTTCGTATAGCTCGTCGGGCTGGCTGTTAACGAATGTTAATGGGCCGTCAGTGAGCGTAGGTCGGTAGACCTCGGCACTATTTTTAGGAGTAGAGTTGTTATTTTCTGGATTTACCGTAAGAGAAAGAGAGGTCTCTTTTGACTGCGAAGTAGGTTTTTTGGGAGAACGAATTCTATCAAACATCATTAGATATTTTAACAGTTTTTTTAAAATATGCAATATATTTCATAATAAGGACTTATACGCCTGGCTACAGGTTGGCGTAGGGATAAAATCTGGTATAATTACAAAGTTACGCACCCGTAGCTCAGCGGATTAGAGCACTGGTCTTCGGAACCAGGTGTCGCAAGTTCGAATCTTGCCGGGTGTACCACGAAAAACAGGTTAGCGAAAGCTAGCCTGTTTTTCGTGGTCTATCCTAAACAGGTTCTTGCTGAAGATAAGATTGAATGACCTGGCTGGCATCAATCGCAAGAGCTCGATGAGCAAGACTATTTTTCAGCACCTCATCCCTTCGTGACGAGTCGGATAAATAACTAAGTCTACTTTCAATATAGTTTTCGCTTTTTCTGCGGTTACTTTCCGTTGAATCGGTTGCGAGGAGATGGGTAGTTGCTAGATGAAGGAGGTCGAGGGGAATTTCACTTTGAAAAATGCCTTTTTCAAGATCTGGCTTTCTGGCCATCAGGAGTTCCTCGCGAAGGTTAAAAACTTGACTTGACGAGAGAGACTCTACCCCCTCATAGATATGATGAGGATCTGGATGGTTCTGGTTAATATTCATGACATCGCCTAAAGCTGACCAGAGCCAGGTTACCACTTCATGATCTATCTTTAAGGCGTCTAGTTGATCGTGCGGATTAACTATTGGTTCAATTCCAGATATGATTGCAGGGCCGTAAGGGAAGCCTTCTCTTGATTTCATACGTATATTTTAACATATATTACATATTTACGCAATAAGATATATTTATGCTTGATCATAGTGATCTGCGAGAAGGGTTTGAACTTCTCCGACTAATGTGTACCAAGAAAAACAGGTTAGCGAAAGCTAGCCTGTTTTTCTTGGGTCGATTCCTGACGAAGAAAACTAGTTAGCGATCCAGGAATTCCAAACGCCATTGGTCGTAAATGCCAAGTAGGTTGAGGTCGACACACCACTATCCGTACAAAGCTGAGGCGCGGTTTGCGATCCTGAATAAGCTGAGATTTGACCAGTGATTGAGCTATACTGCACGACCATTTGCGACTTTACCCGCGTTACGATGCTAAACTCTGATTCGTCAGTTTTGACACAATAAAATCCTGTGGCACCTGTCGGATTAACGCCATACGCAGCCTTGTTGACCTTGATGTTTAGGGTGTCCATCTCTGCAATTGTCGGATATCGGCCAAGGCTTGTTTTGAAGTACTCTACTTGTTTAGCAATGTTACTTACATCAACTTTAACGGATGCCTCATTAGCGCGATCCTGCACGCCGTCATACGCAATGACTGTGATAGCTGCAAGAATAGCAATCACGGCAATCACGATCAATAGTTCGACGAGTGTAAATCCTTTTTGGAGCGGTCGTATAATAAGCATTAACGCTATTATATCAGTTCGAGCATTTCTGTATTATTTTATTTTGACAATAATTTTGCCAGTCGTTGTTCCTGACTCTCGGGTTTCAAATGCCTCCTTGACCTGATCAAGAGGGAATACGTTACTTACTTGAGGTTTTACCGTGCCATTCTCAACGAGGTCACGGAGCGTATCAAGAACTTCGGTCGTTACTTTTGTAGATTGGTGTATTGCCGAAATTTCAAGTTCTTTGGCTTTTGCCTCGTTAGCAGTCGCAGCCATAGAAACGGCTATACCACCTTTTTTTAAGATGGCTAAAGACTTAGTAAAGTCGTCTCCTCCGACTGTATCGAATACTGCGTCGTAGCCGCTAAGCATTTCAGTGAAATCGTTTGTTTTATAGTCAATTACCTCGTCAGCACCGAGTTGCTTAACGGTTTCAATCGCGTTACCCGTAGCGGTCGTGGCGACATATGCTCCAATATGCTTTGCAATTTGAACGGCGATTGTTCCGATTCCACCAGCACCACCGTGAATAAAGATCTTTTGACCGGGTTGCAGCGCGATATGCTGGTTAATCGCTTGAATTGCCGACGAACCGACGAGTGCAAGAGAAGCCGCTTCGATAAAATCTAATCCGCTCGGGCTTTTGGCGATATTTTTTGCGAAAACCGCTGTGAACTCACCGAGCGCTCCGCTATTGCCGGCTGTTCCACCTGCTTGTCCGTATACTTTGTCACCAACGGTAAAACTGGTCACATCATCGCTTACTTCGGTTACGATTCCGGCGATGTCACCACCTAGCGTGAAGGGAAATTGAAGGGGGATATGCTCTTTCATGTATCCTTCGCGAAGCTTGGAGTCGAACGGGTTAAGGCTGGCGGCGTGAACCTCAACCAAAACCTGATTTTCTTTGAGCGTTGGTTTGTCGGTTTCGTTAATTTCGATAACAGACGGATCGCCGTATGTGCTAATTTGTGCTGCTTTCATATTCCCCCTACGATGTATTATTTCCAGTGTATCACGACACTATACTTATTATAGCAAGCATGTGCGAACCTTTAAATTTAAGTAGCGATCTTGTAATATAAAATCATCTAATAGGAGGGTGGCGTAGTGGCAACAAAAAAACAACAAGCGAATGATCAGGCAAATTCAGCGGGCGGGACAGTACTTGCTGGATGTGTTGTTATTGGAGCCGGACTTGGATTTTTAGCTGACGAACTTGTCGTAGGTGCGGTTCTTGGAACGGGTGTAGGTCTACTCGTTATGGGGCTTATGATGGTGGGTGCTAAAAAATAGCCTGGCGTGGCTGTATATGGTAAAATTTTATTATGGAAAATGAAGTCAAAACGGATGTAGTTCAACAGCAGAATACCACTAAAAAAAGCACAGAAGAGCGTAAAGCGCTTCTCGCCCAAACCCTTCAAACACAAGTTGTCGGGGGCGGTCGCATTGAGTCACAAAGTGACTTTCAAGCGGTTGTTATTAAAGGCCACAAGGTAAACCATGTCCTCCACTTTATTATTGGATTCTTTACTCTTTTCCTTTGGTGGATTGTGTGGGCGATTATTGCAATTACCGGTGGTGAAAAACGTTCGTTGCTGAGCGTTGACGAATTTGGTAACGTCCTTGTCCAGAAGATTTCCAAGTCTTAAATCCAATACCAGCCCATATTTACAGATTAACCTCTATCTGCTATAGTTTTTAGAGTTAAATATGGGCCAGTAGCTCAGCTGGTTAGAGCACCTGCCTCTTAAGCAGGGTGTCCGGGGTTCAAGTCCCCGCTGGCCCTCCAAACAAAGAACGTCGACATTTTCGCTACCGGTCGGCGTTTTTTGTTTGGGCTTATATCTTCTGGTTACTGTTGATTAGAGTAAAGTTTTAATATTGAAGTAATAACAAAAACAGCTACACCGAGTGTTGCGAGGAGGAGAAACCAAAGGCTGACTATATTGAAGGCGCGCCTTTTGTTGCTATATGTATGATTGAGCTGGCTACCGGTCATTCTGATAAAGACGACAATAAAAAGTACAAACGCTTCTAGAAAACAGAAAGCTGTAAGACCCAAGACTATACCACTTTCAGTCTGATGTGTGAGGAAGTGCTCCTGAGATGATTTACCATAAATGAACAAAACTCCTGCTAAACACAGCAGCAGATTACTGAGGATTTTAAAAACTTTACCCATTCTGTCGTCATTGCTTGGTCGAGCGAAGCTTAAAATATTTTGATACTGTCTATTTTTAGGATCTGTAAGCATGAAGTACATTATATATTAACTTTATGCAGATGCGTTTTTATGATATAGCTTTCAGACAAGGATCGTCGATCTTCTCGCTATACCGTCGGTGTTTTTTTGTTTGGCCGACAACCATATACTGCGCCATAAATACTATTTATTTCGACGGTAGACAACCATAAAGGTAGCGTTTATCATGGATCTATCAGTAAAAAAGGAGGGTGGATGAAGTATAAATTAAGAGTTAAGCATATCGGTTTAGGCATAATGCTTGTGGCGATAACAGCCATGGCAATGATGATTCCTGTGAAACCAGTCAGTGCGCATGGCAATGAGCCGGTTGTCCATACTAATGACGGTAATATTCGTGGCAAAACGACCAGTCAGGGACGATCTTTTCTGGGAGTTCCTTTCGCGGCTTCCCCAGTAGGCGAACTACGATGGAAGTCTCCCGCGAAGGTTGCTTCGTGGAATGGTGTTAAGAATACAACTGAATTTAAAAGTCCATGTGCCGCGTTGCCACTTCCGGCAAAAGTAGGTATTCCTAGCCGAAATGGCAGTACGAATGAGGATTGTCTATATCTCAATGTCTACACGCCGCAAAAAACCCACAAAAACACGCCTGTCATGGTATTTATTCACGGTGGCGGTTTTCAAAACGGTGCTGGTAGTGATCACGAAGGGGACGTGATGGCTGCAAAAAGTGGGGCTATCGTCGTAACGGTCAATTACCGTATGGGTCCGTTCGGCTTTTTGGCACTCCCTACGCTCACATCAGAAAGTTCTATGGGAACATCTGGTAACCTAGGGCTTCTTGATCAAGTCGCTGCATTAAAATGGGTGAAAAATAATATCGCAAACTTTGATGGAGATGCCAAAAACGTCACGGCATTTGGTATATCAGCAGGTGGCCGGAGCATCTGTTCGCATCTTATCTCACCAATGGCCAAGGGGCTGTTCCAGCGTGCTGTTATCGAAAGTAGCCCATGCGTACGAAACGTAAAAACGCTTGCAACATCTGAAGGTCAGGGTATGAACATTGCCGCTCAAGCGGGATGTGCTAATGCTGCAACCCAGTTGACATGTCTTCGTTCTAAATCAACGACAGAAATTCTAAACGCAGGGGGCAATTCTATTGGCACCTGGGCACCTAATGTTGACGGAGTGATCATACCGCAGCAATTTACAGACGCCGTTAATTCCGGAAAACTTAACAAAATGCCAGTCATGCAGGGAACGACACATGACGAATATGGATGGCATGTTGCTATAGGCTTTGAGAATTCTCCTGTTACGGTAGCTCAGTATCCTCAGCTGATTCAATCTATGTTTGGTGCTACAGCGCAGCCGCAGATACTTTCTAAGTATCCAGTGGGCGATTATCCAACGCCAGGTGATGCACTTGCAAGAGTCGTCACGGATGCAAACTATTCTTGTCCTGCGCGAGCAACCGACCAATTACTTTCAGCACATGTGCCAACCTATGGCTATGAGTTTAACGACCAAAATGCCCCAGACTATCTATGGGTAGGTCTACGTGGTCCGGTTCATGCGGCTGAAACGCCTTACCTATTTCGGGCGGCTAATGCAGTTAGTTCAGGCTACTTTACGCCAGCTCAGGGAAAACTTTCTGACCAGATAATTGATTACTGGAGTACTTTTGCTGATAAGGGTAATCCGAATGGCTATAACTTGCCTTACTGGCCTGCCTATATGAGTAATTCGGATAAGGTCCAATCTCTTCAACCGGGTAATACCCGTCCAATTGCGACTTTAGCTACTGACCACAAATGTGGTTTCTGGAATTCTCTGTAAGTTAATTTCAGTCACTTTTGATACCACCGGCCTCTCTGTTGCGGCCGGTGGTATCTTTTCTTTGAAAGAAATAGACTTGACGTGCATTCTGGTTATGGTATTATGGACTTGACTTAAACGGGGATTCTTATGAAAATAATTGGCCATCGCGGTGCGGCTGGACATGAACCGGAAAATACTTTAATTTCATTTAAAAGAGCCTTAGAATTAAATGTAGACATGATAGAACTTGACGTGTATGTTCTATCAACGGGTGAGCTAGTGGTTATGCACGACAACAAAGTCGACAGGACCACAAATGGCGCAGGGTATGTGATGGACTATACTTTTTCTGAGCTGCGTGAATTAGATGCGGGCCATGGCGAAATAGTTCCATTGCTCAGTGAGGTTCTTGACCTCATTGATAAAAAAGTGCCTGTCAATATCGAACTAAAAGGCCGAGCAACGGCAAAAAGTGTCGCCTCGTTGATTAAAATATATAAAGATGAAAAAGGTTGGACTGACGATCTATTTATCATATCTTCTTTTAACCACGTTGAACTAGCGGAATTCGCGGCACTAATGCCATTAATCAAAACGGGGGCATTAACAGAAGGTATATTACTTGGATATTCTGAATATGCTCAGCGTCTTGGTTCTTTTTCTGCAAATCTAAGCGCAGAATTCGTGACGGCAGAATTGGTTGACGATGCTCACAGGCGACACCTTGAAGTATTTGTCTATACGATTAATGACGAAAGCGAAGTAACGCGCATGTGCGACCTGGGCGTTGACGGGATATTTACTAATTTTCCTGATCAAGCCCGGGCGTACCTGGGTGGGTTTTGTTTGGTTACCCCTGCAGTTTCTTAACCGCGTCAATTATTCTTGTGACGCCGATACCACCACCGACCCTAGGGAAGAAGTTGAGTTTAAGGAAATCATTCAGTTCTTTCTCGACCCGGTCTTTGCCGAATAGATCAAATAGTTTTTTTGCGTATCCACCGTCGCTTATGGTGTAAAAACTCTCTTGCATTTCTTTCACGTTCGAACTACGTTCGGCGCTACCGATTGTCTCGTGACCATATAAGATAACATCAATTTTATGTGCATGATTGTCGCCATTCTTTTTCATATTCCAAAATGGCGAAGTGTAGGTGGGGAAGTCCGTACAGAACATAACCGGCCCAAAATCTTTTTGCATTTTACCTTCATGCGCATGGGTTAGTTCGGATGTTTTATAGAATTCTTTTAGTTCATCATATTTTTTGTAGAAATATGAACTGCTATCGCCGAAGCCAAGATATTCAAGTAGCTCAGTTTCGAATGTTCGCAGATCATCAATTGTCCCTTTTAGTTCGAATTCGAACATCGGAAAGATCAGTTTATGACGGCCAGGAACAGGGTTTTGTTCGTTGCGGTAACTTGTGCTGACACAAAATACTCCAGGCAGGTTGGGTTTGGTGAGCAGCTCGTATTCTAGCCACATTTGGCCGGTTTGAGGCAGCGGCCAGACTTCGCCCATGTAGTTATAGGTAGCGACCGTGTCTGGGTCTTCACACGCAGCCAGGATGCTCAGTCTATCCTGCGTGCTGACTTCACAAAACCCTTTGTTCAGGCAAAAGCTACGTAGTTTATTAATAACTTCACTAAATGCTTCGCTGTCTTCTACGCCCCTATAATTGTCTATCACTTTTCCTCCTTTGGATTAATATTTTGATGTATAAAAAAACAACCCCGAAGGGTCGTTCCAATTACATATATATTCTTGGGCAAATCATGCTTTCGAATACCTATGTTTATACATCCATATAAA
It includes:
- a CDS encoding AAA family ATPase, producing MMFDRIRSPKKPTSQSKETSLSLTVNPENNNSTPKNSAEVYRPTLTDGPLTFVNSQPDELYESARNSEKGNIVRTLTEQPVDGVTLHMSSDEEHFKLLGTIEYPSSKDGKEIAEQTFDKISQHLAMRALAANDEIIERGGNIIVQGDNGTQIVVGRGRGYSQENKINVSTGEIKEGYDDSVEILPPLKLSRETFDSAVSDILGIMTTALYVSYDTARKPIPKQQIRVTPPQSKETSYAFPGAGEEKGKTPESISNEFGVERPEVSFDDIGGQDEAKNEIKSLAFALSNPDLYKKWGTTPPKGVLLYGEPGTGKTLLAKALASEVNAPFYSITANDITSKWYGHSEKRVQKIFDKAAEDDSAIIYLDEIDAIIPNRNGSHEASQRVISIILQNMDGMKTKGNVMIVASTNRKDSIDPAMLRPGRLDRIIEVKLPDEQGRHQVFDIHIAKANSLAERNLFDENIDIGAISSDAVDFSGADIAEIIRRTLEKKVRDEGLTGVESSLVTMDDILTELKAYERIRKTTPEQE
- a CDS encoding prepilin-type N-terminal cleavage/methylation domain-containing protein; translated protein: MLIIRPLQKGFTLVELLIVIAVIAILAAITVIAYDGVQDRANEASVKVDVSNIAKQVEYFKTSLGRYPTIAEMDTLNIKVNKAAYGVNPTGATGFYCVKTDESEFSIVTRVKSQMVVQYSSITGQISAYSGSQTAPQLCTDSGVSTSTYLAFTTNGVWNSWIAN
- a CDS encoding NADP-dependent oxidoreductase, translating into MKAAQISTYGDPSVIEINETDKPTLKENQVLVEVHAASLNPFDSKLREGYMKEHIPLQFPFTLGGDIAGIVTEVSDDVTSFTVGDKVYGQAGGTAGNSGALGEFTAVFAKNIAKSPSGLDFIEAASLALVGSSAIQAINQHIALQPGQKIFIHGGAGGIGTIAVQIAKHIGAYVATTATGNAIETVKQLGADEVIDYKTNDFTEMLSGYDAVFDTVGGDDFTKSLAILKKGGIAVSMAATANEAKAKELEISAIHQSTKVTTEVLDTLRDLVENGTVKPQVSNVFPLDQVKEAFETRESGTTTGKIIVKIK
- a CDS encoding carboxylesterase family protein; this translates as MKYKLRVKHIGLGIMLVAITAMAMMIPVKPVSAHGNEPVVHTNDGNIRGKTTSQGRSFLGVPFAASPVGELRWKSPAKVASWNGVKNTTEFKSPCAALPLPAKVGIPSRNGSTNEDCLYLNVYTPQKTHKNTPVMVFIHGGGFQNGAGSDHEGDVMAAKSGAIVVTVNYRMGPFGFLALPTLTSESSMGTSGNLGLLDQVAALKWVKNNIANFDGDAKNVTAFGISAGGRSICSHLISPMAKGLFQRAVIESSPCVRNVKTLATSEGQGMNIAAQAGCANAATQLTCLRSKSTTEILNAGGNSIGTWAPNVDGVIIPQQFTDAVNSGKLNKMPVMQGTTHDEYGWHVAIGFENSPVTVAQYPQLIQSMFGATAQPQILSKYPVGDYPTPGDALARVVTDANYSCPARATDQLLSAHVPTYGYEFNDQNAPDYLWVGLRGPVHAAETPYLFRAANAVSSGYFTPAQGKLSDQIIDYWSTFADKGNPNGYNLPYWPAYMSNSDKVQSLQPGNTRPIATLATDHKCGFWNSL
- a CDS encoding glycerophosphodiester phosphodiesterase family protein; the protein is MKIIGHRGAAGHEPENTLISFKRALELNVDMIELDVYVLSTGELVVMHDNKVDRTTNGAGYVMDYTFSELRELDAGHGEIVPLLSEVLDLIDKKVPVNIELKGRATAKSVASLIKIYKDEKGWTDDLFIISSFNHVELAEFAALMPLIKTGALTEGILLGYSEYAQRLGSFSANLSAEFVTAELVDDAHRRHLEVFVYTINDESEVTRMCDLGVDGIFTNFPDQARAYLGGFCLVTPAVS
- a CDS encoding amino acid--tRNA ligase-related protein, translated to MIDNYRGVEDSEAFSEVINKLRSFCLNKGFCEVSTQDRLSILAACEDPDTVATYNYMGEVWPLPQTGQMWLEYELLTKPNLPGVFCVSTSYRNEQNPVPGRHKLIFPMFEFELKGTIDDLRTFETELLEYLGFGDSSSYFYKKYDELKEFYKTSELTHAHEGKMQKDFGPVMFCTDFPTYTSPFWNMKKNGDNHAHKIDVILYGHETIGSAERSSNVKEMQESFYTISDGGYAKKLFDLFGKDRVEKELNDFLKLNFFPRVGGGIGVTRIIDAVKKLQG